In a single window of the Heliangelus exortis chromosome 30, bHelExo1.hap1, whole genome shotgun sequence genome:
- the TGFA gene encoding protransforming growth factor alpha, producing MPGEAAAALAMGVLLAACHALENTTQSSAGPPVAAAVRSHFNDCPDSHRQFCFHGTCRFLVQEEKPACVCHSGYVGTRCEHADLLAVVAANQKKQTITALLVVSVVASALLVGACVLIHCCRLRTRCRWCRAPGGPEKPGGLLEGGTSCCPPPTGKGAGRTPTPPGV from the exons ATGCCGGGAGAGGCGGCAGCCGCGCTGGCCATGG GTGTGCTGCTCGCTGCCTGCCACGCGCTGGAGAACACAACACAGAGCT CCGCGGGCCCGCCGGTGGCAGCAGCCGTGAGGTCCCACTTCAACGACTGCCCCGACTCCCACCGACAGTTCTGCTTCCACGGCACCTGCAGATTCCTGGTGCAGGAGGAGAAACCAGCGTGTGT CTGCCACTCGGGGTACGTGGGGACCCGCTGTGAGCACGCTGACCTTCTGGCTGTGGTGGCTGCCAACCAGAAGAAGCAAACCATCACCGCCCTGCTCGTGGTCTCCGTGGTGGCCTCGGCGCTGCTCGTCGGCGCCTGTGTGCTCATACA ctgctgccGCTTGCGGACGCGGTGCCGGTGGTGCCGGGCGCCGGGGGGACCGGAGAAACCGGGGGGGCTGCTGGAAGGGGGGacctcctgctgccccccccccacgGGGAAGGGGGCTGGGAGGACCCCCACGCCCCCCGGGGTGTAa
- the BOLA3 gene encoding bolA-like protein 3 isoform X1 — protein MSGQCCLLSVTTARSGGAALPQLSLLLRRGPWRSFSSQSDGEARVTRVLREKFPRASSIRVVDISGGCGAMYEIHIESEEFREKRTVQQHQMVNQAVSVLGFCLLQALSEEIKSMHGLRIFTSTPKP, from the exons ATGTCGGGTCAG TGCTGTTTGCTGTCGGTCACCACTGCACGGAGCGGTGGAgctgccctcccccagctctct ctgctcctgcGCCGGGGGCCCTGGCGGAGCTTCAGCTCGCAGTCGGATGGAGAGGCCCGAGTCACCCGAGTCCTGCGGGAGAAGTTCCCCCGTGCCTCCTCCATCAGGGTCGTGGACATTTCAG GTGGCTGTGGGGCTATGTATGAGATTCACATCGAGTCAGAGGAGTTCAGAGAGAAGCGAACGGTGCAGCAGCACCAGATGGTCAATCAG GCAGTCTCAGTGCTGGGGTTTTGTCTGTTGCAGGCTCTGAGTGAGGAGATCAAGAGCATGCACGGGCTGCGTATCTTCACCTCCACTCCCAAGCCCTGA
- the BOLA3 gene encoding bolA-like protein 3 isoform X2 yields MSGQCCLLSVTTARSGGAALPQLSLLLRRGPWRSFSSQSDGEARVTRVLREKFPRASSIRVVDISGGCGAMYEIHIESEEFREKRTVQQHQMVNQALSEEIKSMHGLRIFTSTPKP; encoded by the exons ATGTCGGGTCAG TGCTGTTTGCTGTCGGTCACCACTGCACGGAGCGGTGGAgctgccctcccccagctctct ctgctcctgcGCCGGGGGCCCTGGCGGAGCTTCAGCTCGCAGTCGGATGGAGAGGCCCGAGTCACCCGAGTCCTGCGGGAGAAGTTCCCCCGTGCCTCCTCCATCAGGGTCGTGGACATTTCAG GTGGCTGTGGGGCTATGTATGAGATTCACATCGAGTCAGAGGAGTTCAGAGAGAAGCGAACGGTGCAGCAGCACCAGATGGTCAATCAG GCTCTGAGTGAGGAGATCAAGAGCATGCACGGGCTGCGTATCTTCACCTCCACTCCCAAGCCCTGA
- the FAM136A gene encoding protein FAM136A, which produces MAEEAQVRVQAAVEEVVQALERDRIRGMQGAMFRCSARCCEDGGATMQQVQRCIERCHAPLAQAQAIVTSELQHFQDRLSRCTLRCNDEARDALEAGGTQAGVRGQLDSCLATCGDDHLRLVPAMAKKMKEGLAAIPQ; this is translated from the exons ATGGCGGAGGAAGCGCAGGTTCGGGTGCAGGCGGCGGTGGAGGAGGTGGTGCAGGCGCTGGAGCGGGACCGGATCCGCGGCATGCAG ggTGCCATGTTCCGGTGCAGTGCCCGGTGCTGTGAGGACGGGGGGGCCACCATGCAGCAGGTCCAGCGCTGCATCGAGCGCTGCCACGCGCCCCTGGCCCAGGCCCAGGCCATTGTCACCTCCGAGCTGCAGCACTTCCAG gACCGGCTGAGCCGCTGCACGCTGCGCTGCAACGACGAGGCCAGGGACGCGCTGGAGGCCGGGGGGACACAGGCAGGGGTGAGGGGACAGCTGGACTCCTGCCTGGCCACCTGTGGGGACGACCACCTCCGCCTGGTCCCTGCCATGGCCAAGAAGATGAAGGAGGGCCTGGCCGCCATCCCCCAGTGA
- the SNRPG gene encoding small nuclear ribonucleoprotein G isoform X1 has product MSKAHPPELKKFMDKKLSLKLNGGRHVQGILRGFDPFMNLVIDECVEMAPGGQQNNIGMVVIRGNSIIMLEALERV; this is encoded by the exons ATGAGCAAAGCGCACCCGCCCGAGCTGAAAAA GTTCATGGACAAGAAGCTGTCGT TGAAGCTGAACGGCGGGCGACACGTCCAGGGGATCCTGCGGGGCTTTGATCCCTTCATGAACCTCGTCATCGATGAGTGCGTGGAGATGGCGCCGGGAGGGCAGCAGAACAACATTGGCATGGTG GTAATCAGAGGAAACAGCATCATTATGCTGGAAGCTTTGGAACGAGTATAG
- the SNRPG gene encoding small nuclear ribonucleoprotein G isoform X2 encodes MDKKLSLKLNGGRHVQGILRGFDPFMNLVIDECVEMAPGGQQNNIGMVVIRGNSIIMLEALERV; translated from the exons ATGGACAAGAAGCTGTCGT TGAAGCTGAACGGCGGGCGACACGTCCAGGGGATCCTGCGGGGCTTTGATCCCTTCATGAACCTCGTCATCGATGAGTGCGTGGAGATGGCGCCGGGAGGGCAGCAGAACAACATTGGCATGGTG GTAATCAGAGGAAACAGCATCATTATGCTGGAAGCTTTGGAACGAGTATAG